From a region of the Synechococcus sp. RS9916 genome:
- a CDS encoding riboflavin synthase, which yields MFTGLVQAVGRVERRGVQLLVTGCAPFAPLQLGDSVAVDGVCLTVAECVGDGFLADVSEETLARTTLGVKASRRGAVNLEPALRLADRLGGHLVGGHIDGAGTVMAVEALSQSWRLELRWNDPSYGRYVCEKGSIAVDGISLTVAGCSDDGSRFWIAVIPHTWESTSLHHLVVGASVNLEADVIARYAERLLLQAQPGASAHQAKPDVEITSDWLNAHGWG from the coding sequence ATGTTCACGGGGCTGGTGCAGGCGGTCGGCAGGGTGGAGCGGCGTGGTGTGCAGCTGTTGGTCACCGGCTGTGCCCCATTTGCGCCGCTGCAGCTGGGTGACAGTGTGGCCGTGGATGGGGTTTGTTTGACCGTTGCGGAGTGTGTGGGCGACGGCTTTCTGGCGGATGTCAGCGAAGAAACCCTGGCCCGCACCACCCTGGGGGTGAAGGCGAGCCGACGTGGGGCGGTGAACCTGGAACCGGCCTTGCGCCTGGCGGATCGGCTGGGTGGCCACTTGGTGGGTGGCCATATCGACGGGGCGGGAACGGTGATGGCGGTTGAGGCCTTGTCGCAGTCTTGGCGTCTAGAGCTGCGGTGGAACGATCCGTCCTATGGCCGTTATGTCTGTGAGAAAGGCAGCATCGCCGTCGACGGCATCAGTCTCACCGTGGCGGGTTGTAGTGACGACGGTTCTCGCTTCTGGATTGCCGTGATTCCCCATACCTGGGAATCAACGTCTTTGCACCATCTTGTGGTGGGCGCCAGTGTCAATCTCGAGGCGGATGTGATCGCGCGTTACGCCGAGCGTTTACTTCTGCAGGCGCAACCTGGGGCTTCTGCCCATCAAGCCAAGCCCGACGTGGAGATCACCAGTGATTGGCTTAACGCCCATGGATGGGGCTGA
- a CDS encoding bifunctional nuclease family protein, which translates to MHVAGIALDAASRSPIVLLRDPAGRRQVPIWIDQAQAHNIMAGIQGNEPPRPLSHDLMVSLLDAGELVLERVIIHAIEDSTFHALLKLGHQPCSADDDSSAPGQDAVSEEASIDPTAEEIEIDARPSDAIALAVRTGTGIWMLEEVVAEASIPVDAEADSEEQDEFRRFLDQVSPAALVRHLRSRQPGSDSPPEDDNEPTP; encoded by the coding sequence ATGCACGTTGCCGGGATCGCCCTCGATGCGGCGAGCCGCAGCCCGATCGTGCTACTTCGGGATCCAGCGGGGCGCCGCCAGGTACCGATCTGGATTGACCAAGCGCAAGCGCACAACATCATGGCTGGCATCCAAGGGAATGAACCGCCGCGGCCCCTGAGTCACGACCTGATGGTGTCCTTGCTGGATGCGGGTGAGCTGGTTCTCGAACGAGTGATCATCCACGCGATTGAAGACAGCACCTTCCACGCGCTGCTCAAGCTCGGCCACCAGCCATGCAGTGCGGATGACGACAGCAGTGCCCCAGGCCAAGACGCGGTCTCTGAAGAGGCAAGCATCGATCCGACCGCTGAAGAGATCGAGATTGATGCCCGCCCCAGCGATGCCATTGCCCTGGCAGTCCGCACTGGCACAGGCATCTGGATGCTGGAGGAGGTGGTCGCCGAAGCCTCGATCCCCGTGGATGCGGAAGCCGATTCCGAAGAACAAGACGAATTCCGCCGCTTTCTCGACCAGGTCAGCCCCGCGGCCCTGGTTCGCCACCTCCGGTCCCGCCAGCCAGGCAGTGACAGCCCGCCTGAGGACGACAACGAACCAACACCATGA
- a CDS encoding aldo/keto reductase: MTGMATNPKARRRPFGDGPAVSLFTLGTMRALATSVQMLEVVEAAVNAGINHLETAPAYGPAESFLGAALQTLDHRGIAPAGGWVITSKVLPGVSLADGQEQLLACMKRLGVSRLDNWAIHGLNREEHLHWALEGDGQALMHWAQTQGLVGQVGFSSHGSNRLIETALRSGAFRFCSLHLHLLDPQRMPLAVLALEKGLGVMAISPADKGGRLQDPSPTLIDDCQPHAPLALAYRYLLSAGISTLTLGASQASDLQLAQQLAASDHPLSSSEEEALVQLNARRSERLGSSQCGQCQACLPCPNAVPIPALLRLRNLRLGHDLQGYCEERYNLIGRAGHWWESHDASACNRCQACLPRCPHQLPIPDLLAETHALLSAPPRRRLWG, from the coding sequence ATGACCGGCATGGCCACCAACCCGAAGGCCCGGCGTCGGCCCTTCGGGGATGGACCGGCGGTGAGCCTGTTCACTCTGGGGACCATGCGAGCCCTCGCCACGTCGGTCCAGATGCTGGAGGTGGTGGAAGCGGCGGTGAACGCCGGCATCAACCACCTGGAAACGGCTCCGGCCTACGGCCCTGCCGAAAGCTTCCTTGGGGCCGCGTTGCAGACCCTCGACCATAGGGGCATCGCACCAGCTGGCGGCTGGGTGATCACCAGCAAGGTGCTGCCGGGGGTGAGCCTGGCGGACGGCCAGGAGCAGCTGCTGGCCTGCATGAAACGCCTGGGGGTGTCCCGTCTCGACAACTGGGCCATCCATGGTCTGAATCGAGAGGAGCATCTCCACTGGGCCCTGGAGGGCGACGGCCAAGCCCTGATGCATTGGGCGCAGACACAAGGCCTGGTGGGACAGGTGGGATTCAGCAGCCACGGCAGCAACAGGCTGATTGAGACCGCTCTGCGCAGTGGCGCCTTCCGGTTTTGCAGCCTGCATTTGCACCTTCTCGACCCTCAGCGCATGCCCCTGGCAGTCCTGGCCTTGGAGAAGGGCCTTGGGGTGATGGCCATCTCCCCAGCCGACAAAGGCGGACGGCTCCAGGACCCCAGCCCCACCCTGATCGACGACTGCCAGCCCCATGCCCCGCTGGCGTTGGCCTATCGCTATCTGCTCAGTGCCGGCATCAGCACCCTCACCCTTGGTGCCAGCCAAGCCTCCGATCTGCAACTCGCCCAGCAACTGGCGGCATCAGACCACCCCCTGAGCAGCAGCGAAGAGGAGGCCTTGGTCCAGCTGAACGCCCGCCGCAGCGAACGCCTGGGGTCAAGCCAATGCGGCCAATGCCAGGCCTGTCTCCCCTGCCCGAACGCGGTGCCGATTCCAGCCCTGCTGCGCTTGCGCAACCTGCGGCTCGGGCACGACCTGCAGGGTTACTGCGAGGAGCGTTACAACCTCATCGGCCGTGCAGGCCATTGGTGGGAATCCCACGATGCCAGTGCCTGTAACCGTTGTCAGGCCTGTCTGCCCCGGTGCCCCCACCAGCTCCCCATTCCCGACCTTTTGGCCGAAACCCACGCTCTGCTGTCGGCGCCTCCCCGCAGGCGCCTATGGGGTTGA
- a CDS encoding nicotinate-nucleotide--dimethylbenzimidazole phosphoribosyltransferase, which yields MPTALPPGCELIGGRWTAPELAQHLQPWTDPGLRPDLLLVLAATRTAEVEGISAAGATAESRRYTAIADAELLLNGPSHRPCWPLPPLPAGVSPALISWVAVQHLELIPQVATLGLPQSPPFPHLRMESPDLGPSACLSGGRAMALTRVRNLWERGYRLGSALRRPLVLAECVPGGTTTAQAVLQGLGLPVEDLVSGSALHPPVRLKQQLVAQGLAAAGLPALVDPMALVAAVGDPFQALAAGVVLGALKARQPVMLAGGSQMLAVIALAFRGCDVGERAALARLLTLGTTAWLAGERLDASNQALSSPALPRLLGRLEAHCQVPLLALACGLHFDTSRHHQLQAYEQGHVKEGVGAGGLALLAQLRGVSLERLQHDCDQAMDALLGSVP from the coding sequence ATGCCGACAGCCCTTCCCCCAGGATGTGAGCTGATCGGGGGTCGTTGGACCGCACCCGAGTTGGCACAGCACTTGCAGCCATGGACTGACCCTGGCCTGCGGCCTGATCTGCTGTTGGTGCTGGCGGCCACCCGCACCGCTGAGGTGGAGGGAATCTCTGCGGCAGGTGCCACGGCGGAGTCTCGGCGCTACACCGCCATTGCGGATGCAGAACTCCTGCTCAATGGGCCCTCTCACCGGCCCTGCTGGCCCTTGCCTCCCTTGCCTGCAGGGGTGTCGCCAGCCTTGATCAGTTGGGTGGCGGTTCAGCATTTGGAGCTGATCCCCCAGGTGGCCACCCTTGGTTTGCCCCAGTCGCCTCCCTTCCCGCATCTCCGGATGGAGTCACCGGATCTTGGGCCTTCCGCCTGTTTGAGCGGTGGGCGCGCCATGGCCCTGACCCGGGTGCGGAATCTGTGGGAGCGGGGCTATCGGCTTGGATCAGCGCTCCGGCGCCCTTTGGTGTTGGCGGAATGCGTGCCGGGAGGAACGACCACGGCTCAGGCCGTGCTCCAGGGGCTGGGTTTGCCTGTGGAGGATCTGGTCAGTGGCAGTGCCCTGCACCCCCCGGTACGCCTCAAACAACAGTTGGTGGCTCAGGGACTGGCGGCTGCAGGGTTGCCGGCACTAGTGGATCCCATGGCATTGGTGGCTGCCGTGGGTGACCCCTTTCAAGCGCTCGCTGCGGGTGTTGTGCTGGGGGCCTTAAAGGCCAGGCAGCCTGTGATGCTGGCGGGTGGCAGCCAGATGCTTGCCGTGATCGCCCTGGCCTTCAGGGGCTGCGACGTGGGGGAACGGGCCGCGCTGGCGCGGTTGCTCACCCTGGGCACCACGGCTTGGCTCGCGGGCGAGCGACTCGATGCCTCCAACCAGGCGCTCTCCTCTCCTGCCCTGCCCCGCTTGCTCGGGCGGCTGGAGGCCCATTGCCAGGTGCCGTTGCTGGCTCTCGCCTGTGGCCTGCATTTCGACACCAGTCGCCATCACCAGCTGCAGGCCTATGAGCAGGGGCACGTGAAGGAAGGCGTCGGTGCTGGAGGTTTGGCGCTCCTGGCTCAATTGCGTGGGGTGTCGCTGGAACGGCTTCAGCACGACTGTGATCAGGCCATGGATGCCCTTTTAGGGTCAGTGCCATGA
- a CDS encoding DUF2232 domain-containing protein — MSRRQALRVMETSYLAATAALIWLALYYLPVGGALFRLALPLPLALLLLRRGGKAGVEGVLLVVLLLVALMGPVRGPLILFPYGFLSLWLGWCWLRGMSWWISWGLGTLIGAAGFLVRVVALSLLVGENLWVVITRAGDNMLNGLIGVINNALAFVQVPLRLSIAPDLEQVQLMALALVLVQQLIYVLALHALSYWIFPRLKAPIPSPPKALEGLVALDPL, encoded by the coding sequence ATGAGCCGTCGCCAGGCCCTGCGGGTGATGGAAACCTCGTATTTGGCGGCGACTGCAGCGTTGATCTGGCTGGCGCTCTATTACCTCCCGGTCGGGGGCGCGTTGTTCCGTCTGGCGCTTCCTTTGCCCCTGGCACTGCTGCTTCTGCGTCGGGGCGGCAAAGCGGGAGTCGAAGGGGTGCTGTTGGTGGTTCTGCTGCTGGTGGCGTTGATGGGGCCTGTTCGCGGACCGTTGATCCTGTTCCCCTACGGTTTTCTGTCGCTCTGGCTGGGGTGGTGTTGGTTGCGGGGGATGAGTTGGTGGATCAGCTGGGGCCTGGGCACCTTGATCGGCGCGGCTGGCTTCCTAGTGCGGGTGGTGGCCCTCTCCCTTCTGGTGGGTGAAAACCTCTGGGTAGTGATCACCCGGGCCGGCGACAACATGCTCAATGGCTTGATCGGCGTCATCAACAACGCCCTGGCATTTGTGCAGGTGCCGTTGCGGCTATCCATCGCCCCTGATCTGGAACAGGTTCAGCTGATGGCGTTGGCGTTGGTGCTCGTTCAGCAGCTGATTTATGTGCTGGCACTCCATGCCCTGTCGTACTGGATTTTTCCGCGTCTCAAGGCACCCATTCCCTCTCCTCCCAAGGCTCTTGAGGGATTGGTGGCGCTGGATCCCCTCTAG